The following are from one region of the Mycetohabitans rhizoxinica HKI 454 genome:
- the aroC gene encoding chorismate synthase yields the protein MSGNTFGTLFTVTTFGESHGPAIGCVIDGCPPGLALAEADIQVELDRRKPGTSRHVTQRQEEDRVEILSGVFDGVTTGTPIALLIRNTDQRSKDYGNIAETFRPGHADYTYWQKYGVRDYRGGGRASARLTAPNVAAGAVAKKWLRERFGVQVRGYMSALGEIDIPFVDWAHVADNPFFAPNAQIVPQLEAYMDALRKDGDSIGARISVIASGVPLGWGAPLFDKLDADIAYAMMGINAVKGVEIGAGFDSVRQRGSLHGDELTPAGFAGNNAGGVLGGISTGQDIVVSIAIKPTSSIRTPRRSIDKAGEPAMVETFGRHDPCVGIRATPIAEAMLALVLMDHALRHRAQCADVKTSTPAIAARAPGA from the coding sequence ATGTCGGGCAACACTTTCGGTACGCTTTTCACGGTGACGACTTTCGGGGAGTCGCACGGTCCGGCCATCGGCTGCGTGATCGATGGCTGTCCGCCAGGGCTGGCGCTGGCCGAAGCGGATATACAGGTAGAGCTCGATCGCCGCAAGCCGGGCACGTCGCGCCACGTAACGCAGCGCCAGGAGGAAGACCGGGTCGAGATCCTATCGGGCGTGTTCGACGGTGTGACGACCGGCACGCCGATTGCGTTGCTAATTCGCAATACGGACCAACGCAGCAAGGATTACGGCAATATCGCGGAAACTTTCCGGCCCGGCCATGCGGACTACACATACTGGCAAAAATATGGTGTGCGCGATTACCGTGGAGGCGGACGCGCGTCCGCGCGGCTAACTGCGCCGAATGTCGCGGCAGGGGCGGTAGCGAAGAAGTGGCTGCGGGAGCGCTTCGGCGTCCAGGTGCGCGGCTACATGAGCGCGTTGGGCGAAATCGACATCCCGTTCGTGGATTGGGCGCACGTGGCCGACAATCCTTTTTTCGCACCGAATGCGCAAATCGTGCCGCAGCTCGAAGCGTACATGGATGCGTTGCGCAAGGACGGCGACTCGATCGGCGCCCGGATCTCGGTGATCGCCTCCGGCGTGCCACTCGGCTGGGGCGCGCCGTTGTTCGACAAGCTGGATGCGGACATCGCCTATGCGATGATGGGGATCAACGCGGTAAAGGGCGTGGAGATTGGCGCCGGATTTGACAGCGTGCGCCAGCGCGGCTCGCTGCACGGCGACGAGTTGACGCCCGCCGGCTTTGCGGGCAACAACGCCGGCGGCGTGCTGGGCGGCATTTCGACCGGCCAGGATATTGTCGTGTCGATCGCAATCAAGCCGACCTCGAGCATTCGTACCCCGCGCCGCTCGATCGACAAGGCTGGCGAGCCCGCGATGGTTGAGACGTTCGGACGCCATGACCCATGTGTCGGAATCCGAGCGACACCGATTGCCGAAGCGATGCTTGCGCTGGTGCTGATGGACCATGCGTTGCGGCACCGCGCGCAATGCGCGGACGTCAAGACGTCGACGCCGGCGATCGCCGCGCGCGCCCCGGGCGCGTGA
- a CDS encoding electron transfer flavoprotein-ubiquinone oxidoreductase, with protein sequence MTPQSWIEQYGPRESMEYDVVVVGGGPAGLSAAIRLKQQAAEQGVELAVCVLEKGSEIGAHILSGAVMDPRALDELIPQWRERGAPLTVPVVEDRFLFLSRTGTLKTPNWALPENFKNHGNYVVSLGNVTRWLGQQAEALGVDLFPGFAAAEVLYNERGAVRGVATGNLGVGKDGQPTEHFQLGMELHAKYTLFCEGARGHLGRQLEERFGLREGVDPQVYGIGIKELWEVEPARHKPGLVIHTAGWPLDAKTYGGSFLYHLDNRQVVVGFVVGLGYENPYLSPFEEFQRYKTHPAIRAFLEGGKRVSYGARAITAGGLMSLPKLTFAGGALVGDEAGFLNASRIKGSHAAIKTGMLAAEAAFEALQAGRGHDELLAYPQAFERSWLYEELYRARNFKQWMSKGLYVGSPMVFIEQKLLGGNVPWTLHHRHADHEMLKPASQCQPIAYPKPDGKLTFDRLSSVFISNTNHEENQPAHLTLKDASVPVRINLHEYAGPESRYCPAAVYEFVRAEEGGERLVINAQNCVHCKSCDIKDPTQNIVWVTPEGGGGPNYPNM encoded by the coding sequence ATGACCCCGCAAAGCTGGATCGAGCAGTACGGGCCACGCGAGTCGATGGAGTACGACGTGGTAGTGGTGGGCGGCGGGCCGGCGGGGCTATCGGCGGCGATCCGACTCAAGCAGCAGGCGGCGGAGCAAGGGGTGGAGCTGGCGGTGTGCGTGCTGGAGAAAGGCTCGGAGATTGGCGCGCACATCTTGTCAGGAGCGGTGATGGACCCGCGCGCGCTGGATGAGTTGATTCCGCAATGGCGTGAGCGAGGTGCGCCGCTGACGGTGCCCGTGGTGGAGGATCGGTTCCTGTTTCTGAGCCGTACGGGGACGTTGAAGACGCCAAACTGGGCGTTGCCGGAGAACTTCAAGAACCACGGCAACTACGTGGTGAGCCTGGGCAACGTGACGCGCTGGCTGGGCCAGCAGGCCGAGGCGCTAGGGGTGGACCTCTTCCCGGGCTTTGCCGCGGCCGAGGTACTGTACAACGAGCGCGGCGCGGTACGCGGAGTGGCCACCGGCAACCTAGGAGTGGGCAAGGATGGCCAGCCCACGGAGCACTTCCAGCTAGGCATGGAGCTGCATGCGAAGTACACACTGTTCTGCGAGGGCGCGCGCGGGCACCTGGGACGGCAGCTAGAGGAGCGCTTTGGGCTGCGCGAAGGGGTGGATCCGCAAGTGTACGGCATCGGCATCAAGGAGCTGTGGGAGGTGGAGCCGGCGCGGCACAAGCCGGGGCTGGTGATCCACACGGCGGGCTGGCCGCTAGATGCGAAAACCTACGGCGGCTCCTTCCTGTACCACCTGGATAACCGGCAGGTGGTGGTGGGGTTCGTGGTGGGGCTGGGCTATGAGAACCCGTACCTGTCACCATTCGAGGAGTTTCAGCGCTACAAGACGCATCCGGCAATCCGCGCGTTCCTGGAAGGGGGCAAACGGGTGTCGTACGGGGCGCGCGCGATCACCGCGGGCGGGCTGATGTCGCTGCCCAAACTCACGTTTGCAGGCGGGGCATTGGTGGGGGACGAGGCGGGATTTTTGAACGCCTCGCGCATCAAGGGCAGCCATGCGGCGATCAAGACCGGGATGCTGGCCGCAGAGGCGGCGTTCGAAGCGTTGCAGGCAGGCCGTGGGCACGACGAGCTGCTTGCGTACCCGCAGGCGTTCGAGCGCTCGTGGCTGTACGAGGAGTTATACCGGGCACGCAACTTCAAGCAGTGGATGAGCAAGGGGCTGTACGTGGGCTCGCCAATGGTGTTCATCGAGCAGAAGCTACTGGGTGGCAACGTGCCGTGGACGCTGCATCATCGGCATGCGGATCACGAAATGCTCAAGCCGGCGTCGCAGTGCCAGCCGATCGCGTACCCGAAGCCGGACGGTAAGCTCACGTTCGATCGGCTCTCGTCGGTGTTCATCTCGAACACGAATCACGAGGAGAACCAACCAGCGCACCTGACGCTCAAGGACGCGAGCGTGCCGGTGCGCATCAACCTGCACGAGTACGCGGGCCCAGAGAGCCGCTACTGTCCGGCGGCGGTGTACGAGTTCGTGCGCGCCGAAGAGGGCGGCGAGCGGCTGGTAATCAACGCGCAGAACTGCGTGCACTGCAAGAGCTGCGACATCAAGGATCCGACGCAAAACATCGTGTGGGTCACGCCCGAGGGCGGCGGCGGCCCAAACTACCCGAACATGTGA
- a CDS encoding SDR family oxidoreductase, with protein MGRSINLEGKVALVTGASSGLGKRFAQVLSGAGAKVVLASRRTERLKELRAEIEASGGAAHVVALDVTDYGSIKAAVAHAETEAGTIDILVNHSGVSTTQKLADVTPADFEYVFDTNTRGAFFVAQEVAKRMIMRGNGAADAKPCYRIINIASVAGLRALPQIGLYAMSKAAVVHMTKAMALEWGRHGINVNAICPGYIDTEFSHHHASTEHEQKLLAMLPRKRAGTPEDLDGLLLLLAADESHFINGSVMAADDGLGLV; from the coding sequence ATGGGTCGTTCGATCAATCTTGAAGGCAAGGTCGCGCTGGTTACTGGTGCGTCGAGCGGTCTGGGCAAGCGTTTCGCGCAGGTGCTGTCGGGCGCGGGCGCGAAAGTGGTGTTGGCGAGCCGCCGCACTGAGCGTCTCAAGGAGCTACGCGCCGAGATCGAGGCATCGGGAGGCGCGGCGCATGTGGTCGCGTTGGACGTGACCGACTATGGCAGCATCAAGGCCGCGGTCGCGCACGCCGAAACCGAAGCAGGCACCATCGACATCCTGGTCAACCATTCCGGCGTATCGACGACGCAGAAACTGGCCGATGTGACACCGGCCGATTTCGAATACGTGTTTGACACCAACACGCGTGGCGCATTTTTCGTGGCGCAAGAGGTCGCCAAGCGCATGATCATGCGGGGCAATGGCGCAGCGGATGCGAAGCCATGCTATCGGATCATCAACATTGCATCGGTTGCCGGCCTGCGCGCGTTGCCGCAAATCGGATTGTACGCAATGAGCAAGGCCGCTGTCGTGCATATGACCAAGGCAATGGCGCTCGAGTGGGGACGCCATGGCATCAATGTCAACGCGATCTGCCCCGGTTACATCGATACCGAATTCAGCCACCATCACGCGTCCACGGAGCACGAACAGAAACTGCTCGCGATGCTGCCGCGCAAGCGGGCCGGCACGCCGGAGGACCTGGACGGGTTGTTGTTGCTGCTCGCGGCCGACGAGTCGCACTTTATCAACGGCTCGGTGATGGCCGCCGACGACGGATTGGGGTTGGTCTGA